One genomic region from Neoarius graeffei isolate fNeoGra1 chromosome 4, fNeoGra1.pri, whole genome shotgun sequence encodes:
- the cldn34a gene encoding claudin-34 — translation MYYLVHTAHWQFFGLVLGVVGLILTVATSGVDDWRVWHVGDVSVITSGMAWVGIWRACFYSNVLDTAEFCRSISITDSFIPPDIAAAQVLCMTAIPVGIAANLIAGYAMRRAYFNIDGGHVRRFFSSAGVLYFLTAVCSLIPVFWTMSSVLENRTIDFPPEFLLPPAPYKQELGLGIITGIGSSVLLIISGLLFLSYSKTRKPRKHKTEGTEEKNQGNTNFRSGALGPASVREGTDNLAFKLEDKL, via the coding sequence ATGTACTACCTGGTCCACACGGCCCATTGGCAGTTCTTTGGTTTGGTGCTGGGAGTAGTGGGATTGATCCTGACAGTTGCTACCAGTGGAGTGGATGACTGGAGAGTGTGGCATGTGGGCGACGTGTCCGTCATCACCTCTGGCATGGCCTGGGTCGGCATCTGGAGGGCTTGTTTTTATAGCAACGTCCTCGACACGGCTGAGTTTTGCCGAAGCATAAGCATCACAGACTCGTTCATTCCTCCAGACATTGCTGCAGCACAGGTGCTGTGTATGACGGCCATCCCTGTGGGAATCGCTGCGAACCTGATTGCAGGATACGCCATGAGACGTGCTTACTTTAACATCGATGGAGGGCATGTCAGACGTTTCTTCTCATCAGCAGGAGTTTTGTATTTCCTCACTGCAGTGTGCTCACTGATTCCTGTTTTTTGGACCATGAGCTCAGTGCTGGAGAATCGTACGATTGATTTTCCGCCAGAGTTTCTTCTACCTCCTGCACCGTATAAACAGGAGCTGGGCCTGGGCATTATAACAGGAATTGGCTCCTCTGTCCTGCTTATTATAAGTGGGCTGCTCTTCCTGTCCTACAGCAAAACACGTAAACCCAGGAAACACAAAACTGAAGGAACTGAGGAGAAAAACCAAGGCAACACAAACTTCAGAAGTGGTGCTCTGGGCCCTGCTAGTGTGAGAGAAGGGACTGATAACTTGGCATTCAAGTTAGAGGATAAACTGTAA
- the LOC132885327 gene encoding putative claudin-24, which yields MSNPCSGILELLGMIVGVGAWFCSLAATIMPNWLSLSSELLALESYERGLWETCVIQDGATSECRPFDTMLGLSYNLTVTRICMCMSDALALLGLLIAVPGLKLVRSCEGWWVKRGMKITAGVMGLTAGGLELYAVSTIAHETVLQFYDHTLPESMPRWEFGDAIFIGWAAGFFHVVFAVLFFISCCGSEENEEGKSDGAYFVYNPEEKFQPVDGSSRKRVEYV from the coding sequence ATGTCGAATCCGTGTTCTGGCATTCTGGAGCTTCTGGGTATGATAGTGGGGGTGGGGGCATGGTTCTGCTCACTTGCTGCAACAATCATGCCCAACTGGCTGAGTCTCTCCTCTGAACTGCTGGCTTTGGAGAGCTATGAACGAGGCCTGTGGGAGACCTGCGTGATTCAGGATGGGGCAACCTCCGAGTGTCGTCCCTTCGACACCATGCTGGGTCTGTCATACAACCTCACAGTGACACGCATATGCATGTGCATGTCAGACGCCTTGGCACTCTTGGGCCTCCTGATCGCTGTCCCAGGTCTGAAACTGGTGAGAAGTTGTGAGGGATGGTGGGTGAAGCGCGGAATGAAGATCACCGCAGGGGTGATGGGCCTGACAGCTGGCGGCCTTGAACTCTATGCTGTCTCCACTATTGCCCATGAGACTGTTTTGCAGTTCTACGATCATACCTTGCCTGAAAGTATGCCTCGCTGGGAGTTTGGCGACGCGATATTCATCGGCTGGGCTGCAGGTTTTTTTCATGTTGTTTTTGCAGTGTTGTTCTTCATCTCATGTTGTGGGTCAGAAGAGAATGAAGAAGGAAAATCAGATGGTGCATACTTTGTGTACAATCCCGAAGAAAAGTTTCAGCCTGTGGATGGCTCGTCCAGAAAGCGTGTAGAATATGTTTAG